The following are from one region of the Sandaracinus amylolyticus genome:
- a CDS encoding RCC1 domain-containing protein, giving the protein MRRHPIVSLAVLLSLIACSAQERVVRDETHITVRATAPETRGGVRVARAPEGAIHELPDIGRAREVALGENGERCALLDDGSVWCWDADARDRVPSRIEGLDPVTHLYGGQGAFCGVGEGGRVSCWGAIGVGGSRWSRPDVLAIPPPSAMAFGVSGGCAIVEDGTVRCWGTAWNGHTSLPLSSIETIPRLAGVIALDAYDLSRCALTRAHEILCWGWERFHHMGERRDDGLYEHRAIRDAIDVALTRENLWWVTRDGHVRGMIRGPEDRRRSGSHRYDAVDVRGIEDAVAIESAGATLCAFTREGALWCFEAGTREARVQPVTNVRALVSTERSGAICAGTTEGGWHCKERDGSWAPLAWGPRVEAPPSVSAAGPVCGYGPDRVPVEALSAGYGHFCVRLGDGAVRCWGLNQSGQTGGPMAGDPVSSRAPGVPRPATTIATGLHFSCAITDDASLWCWGQGGHGQLGRGDRRNSSTPMQVALRGRVEAIATGRMHACARTQGAQVWCWGANDHGQLGDGTSELRTTPVRVRGLGAASAIAAGPDATCAVDRGNVACWGGATASAPPHAIEGVDGSAVRSLAVAQGAACALLNDGSVSCWGSGAEGQLGAAQSVESARAVRIEGIPPARTIAAYEAEICISGDDGSAWCWGRASSRRGASSSRRAASEPPPGVPRRIEWLDQVIAIAPGYHEVCAAQQTGGVCCWDAGAPRPVTW; this is encoded by the coding sequence ATGCGTCGACATCCAATCGTCTCACTCGCCGTCCTGCTCTCGTTGATCGCGTGCTCGGCGCAGGAGCGCGTGGTGCGCGACGAGACGCACATCACGGTGCGCGCGACCGCGCCCGAGACGCGTGGCGGTGTGCGGGTCGCGCGGGCGCCCGAGGGTGCGATCCACGAGCTGCCCGACATCGGTCGGGCGCGCGAGGTCGCGCTCGGCGAGAACGGAGAGCGCTGCGCGCTGCTCGACGACGGAAGCGTGTGGTGCTGGGACGCCGACGCTCGCGACCGCGTGCCCTCGCGCATCGAGGGGCTCGATCCGGTCACGCATCTGTACGGCGGACAGGGCGCGTTCTGCGGCGTCGGCGAGGGCGGTCGCGTGTCGTGCTGGGGCGCGATCGGCGTCGGCGGCTCGCGGTGGTCGCGCCCCGACGTGCTCGCGATCCCGCCGCCGAGCGCGATGGCGTTCGGCGTGAGCGGTGGCTGCGCGATCGTGGAGGACGGGACGGTGCGCTGCTGGGGCACCGCGTGGAACGGCCACACGTCGCTGCCGCTCTCGTCGATCGAGACGATCCCGCGCCTCGCGGGGGTGATCGCGCTCGACGCGTACGATCTCTCGCGCTGCGCGCTGACCCGCGCGCACGAGATCCTGTGCTGGGGCTGGGAGCGCTTCCACCACATGGGCGAGCGGCGCGACGACGGCTTGTACGAGCACCGCGCGATCCGCGATGCGATCGACGTCGCGCTCACGCGCGAGAACCTGTGGTGGGTCACGCGCGACGGGCACGTGCGCGGGATGATCCGCGGCCCCGAGGATCGTCGTCGCAGCGGCAGCCATCGCTACGACGCGGTCGACGTGCGCGGCATCGAGGACGCGGTCGCGATCGAGAGCGCGGGCGCGACGCTCTGCGCGTTCACGCGCGAGGGCGCGCTGTGGTGCTTCGAGGCGGGCACGCGCGAGGCACGGGTGCAGCCGGTGACGAACGTGCGCGCGCTCGTGAGCACCGAGCGCAGCGGCGCGATCTGCGCGGGCACGACCGAGGGCGGATGGCACTGCAAGGAGCGCGACGGATCGTGGGCGCCGCTCGCGTGGGGACCGCGCGTCGAGGCGCCGCCGAGCGTGAGCGCGGCCGGGCCGGTCTGCGGGTACGGTCCCGATCGCGTCCCGGTCGAGGCGCTGAGCGCGGGCTACGGGCACTTCTGCGTGCGGCTCGGGGACGGCGCGGTGCGGTGCTGGGGGCTCAACCAGTCGGGACAGACCGGCGGTCCGATGGCGGGCGATCCCGTGAGCTCGCGCGCGCCCGGCGTGCCGCGCCCCGCGACGACGATCGCGACCGGGCTCCACTTCTCGTGCGCGATCACCGACGACGCATCGCTGTGGTGCTGGGGGCAGGGCGGTCACGGGCAGCTCGGGCGAGGCGATCGCCGCAACTCGAGCACGCCGATGCAGGTCGCGCTGCGCGGTCGTGTCGAGGCGATCGCGACCGGGCGCATGCACGCGTGCGCGCGGACCCAGGGCGCTCAGGTGTGGTGCTGGGGCGCGAACGATCACGGGCAGCTCGGCGACGGAACGAGCGAGCTGCGCACGACGCCGGTGCGGGTGCGCGGGCTCGGCGCGGCGAGCGCGATCGCGGCGGGGCCCGACGCGACGTGCGCGGTCGATCGCGGGAACGTCGCGTGCTGGGGCGGCGCGACCGCCTCGGCGCCGCCGCACGCGATCGAGGGGGTCGACGGGAGCGCGGTGCGCTCGCTCGCGGTCGCGCAGGGCGCGGCGTGTGCGCTGCTGAACGACGGAAGCGTGTCGTGCTGGGGCAGCGGCGCCGAGGGGCAGCTCGGCGCGGCGCAGAGCGTGGAGTCGGCGCGCGCGGTGCGCATCGAGGGCATCCCTCCGGCGCGCACGATCGCAGCGTACGAGGCGGAGATCTGCATCTCGGGCGACGACGGCAGCGCGTGGTGCTGGGGTCGCGCGTCGTCGCGTCGTGGCGCGTCGTCGTCGCGTCGTGCGGCGTCCGAGCCGCCGCCGGGGGTGCCGCGACGCATCGAGTGGCTCGATCAGGTGATCGCGATCGCGCCCGGATATCACGAGGTCTGTGCGGCGCAGCAGACCGGCGGCGTGTGCTGCTGGGATGCCGGGGCGCCGCGTCCGGTCACGTGGTGA
- a CDS encoding YcaO-like family protein — protein sequence MRPGAPSTSDADRWRDVLASHRRAFGVTRFGSTTALDVLGIETATALRDDVEGESISVASGKGRTRTEAEAGALAEALERHAAEPCRARIATHIARAAELGDAALDLASLALGTWVDRDVLDAPLEWCRGAWLATGEPVWVPADLVFFPFVPAPDRVLLAAPSTTGLASGETWDRAVLHGLLECVERDAWARALALVSIGRGGRIPHLDAAATPLLERVARAGLSLVLHDLTHDLGIPSVLAVIDDGSLAHVGAASHLRAEVALERAVLEAAQSRVTDLQGAREDLAPRGERPHRWFVEHDRSRGATWPASVDDDDLDARLRAAGLPGAITIDLSPPDVPAFVARVVAPGLESWALDPTRAGARLRSWLRAV from the coding sequence ATGCGCCCCGGCGCGCCGAGCACGAGCGACGCTGATCGCTGGCGCGACGTGCTCGCGTCGCACCGCCGCGCGTTCGGCGTGACGCGCTTCGGCTCGACGACCGCGCTCGACGTGCTCGGCATCGAGACCGCGACCGCGCTGCGCGACGACGTCGAGGGCGAGTCGATCTCGGTGGCCAGCGGCAAGGGCCGGACTCGCACCGAGGCCGAAGCGGGCGCGCTCGCCGAGGCGCTCGAGCGACACGCCGCGGAGCCATGCCGGGCACGCATCGCGACGCACATCGCGCGCGCCGCGGAGCTCGGCGACGCAGCGCTCGATCTCGCATCGCTCGCGCTCGGGACGTGGGTCGATCGCGACGTGCTGGACGCGCCGCTCGAGTGGTGTCGTGGCGCGTGGCTCGCGACCGGCGAGCCGGTCTGGGTGCCCGCCGACCTGGTGTTCTTTCCGTTCGTGCCCGCGCCCGATCGCGTGCTGCTCGCAGCACCGAGCACCACCGGTCTCGCGAGCGGCGAGACGTGGGACCGCGCGGTGCTCCACGGCTTGCTCGAGTGCGTCGAGCGCGACGCGTGGGCGCGGGCCCTCGCGCTGGTGTCGATCGGACGTGGCGGTCGCATTCCTCACCTCGATGCCGCCGCGACACCGCTCCTCGAGCGAGTCGCGCGCGCGGGCCTCTCGCTCGTGCTCCACGACCTCACGCACGATCTCGGGATCCCCAGCGTGCTCGCGGTGATCGACGATGGATCGCTCGCGCACGTCGGTGCCGCGAGCCACCTGCGCGCCGAGGTCGCGCTCGAGCGCGCGGTGCTCGAGGCCGCGCAGAGCCGCGTGACCGATCTCCAGGGCGCGCGCGAAGATCTCGCGCCGCGCGGCGAGAGACCGCATCGCTGGTTCGTCGAGCACGATCGATCACGCGGCGCGACGTGGCCCGCGAGCGTCGACGACGACGACCTCGACGCGCGGCTGCGCGCGGCCGGCCTGCCCGGTGCGATCACGATCGACCTCTCGCCGCCCGACGTCCCCGCGTTCGTCGCGCGCGTCGTCGCGCCGGGGCTCGAGTCGTGGGCGCTCGATCCCACACGCGCGGGAGCGAGGCTGCGGTCGTGGCTGCGCGCGGTCTAG
- a CDS encoding TfuA-like protein — MAARGLVFIGPSLPDPPARSEIAYAPPARRGDVLEAARRGVDVIGLIDGVLVGELAVSPGEVRDAARTGARLIGGASLGALRAVERPNDVEGVGEVFEAFRDGVLTDDDEVTATFDAEMRYVALPLVTIRDRLSQMIAARAIDPRHGDAIIAALRALPFDQRTERALLHAARAQLGDEVASALVARMRTLEDVKRRDARRVIDAVARALTT; from the coding sequence GTGGCTGCGCGCGGTCTAGTCTTCATCGGGCCCTCGCTGCCCGATCCGCCGGCGCGGAGCGAGATCGCCTACGCGCCGCCGGCGCGTCGCGGCGACGTGCTCGAGGCAGCGCGCCGCGGCGTAGACGTGATCGGCTTGATCGACGGAGTGCTCGTCGGAGAGCTCGCGGTCTCGCCCGGTGAGGTGCGCGATGCCGCGCGCACCGGCGCGCGACTGATCGGCGGCGCGAGCCTCGGCGCGCTGCGCGCGGTCGAGCGCCCGAACGACGTCGAGGGCGTGGGCGAGGTGTTCGAAGCGTTCCGCGACGGCGTGCTCACCGACGACGACGAGGTCACCGCGACGTTCGACGCCGAGATGCGCTACGTCGCGCTCCCGCTCGTCACGATCCGCGATCGCCTCTCGCAGATGATCGCCGCGCGCGCGATCGATCCACGTCACGGCGACGCGATCATCGCGGCGCTCCGCGCCCTGCCCTTCGACCAGCGGACCGAGCGCGCGCTCCTGCACGCGGCGAGAGCGCAGCTCGGCGACGAGGTGGCGAGCGCGCTCGTCGCGCGGATGCGCACGCTCGAAGACGTGAAGCGCCGCGACGCACGGCGCGTGATCGACGCCGTCGCGCGCGCGCTCACCACGTGA
- a CDS encoding TrmH family RNA methyltransferase has protein sequence MKPRRPRSPDRPRPPERQGPPRPIAGAGDEVTFGLRAGIALIAKRPGDVLRIAFAPAVQGELGEVLRGSPAQRVASSASDAELARLSGSTHHEGLVVVARPRRWVPAAELSERLVRGKGAAVALDRVRNPYNVGAILRTAAFFGIDAALLGAIAPHPALASDAIRVAEGGTEHLALSRTTDLAATLERLRGAGVQVVGADGAAQTGALGFAFRRPAILVMGHEREGLSPRVRAQCDAIVAIPGSGAIESLNVAVAAGLLLGELVRDRLVG, from the coding sequence ATGAAGCCGCGCCGTCCTCGCTCGCCCGATCGCCCGCGACCGCCCGAACGACAGGGCCCGCCTCGTCCCATCGCGGGCGCCGGCGACGAGGTCACGTTCGGGCTGCGGGCGGGCATCGCGCTGATCGCGAAGCGCCCCGGCGACGTGCTGCGGATCGCGTTCGCGCCCGCCGTGCAGGGCGAGCTCGGCGAGGTCCTCCGCGGGTCTCCGGCACAGCGCGTCGCATCGAGCGCGAGCGACGCCGAGCTCGCGCGGCTCTCGGGCTCGACGCATCACGAGGGGCTCGTCGTCGTCGCGCGCCCGCGTCGCTGGGTGCCCGCGGCCGAGCTGAGCGAGCGCCTGGTGCGCGGCAAGGGCGCTGCGGTCGCGCTCGATCGCGTGCGCAATCCCTACAACGTCGGCGCGATCCTGCGCACCGCCGCGTTCTTCGGGATCGACGCCGCGCTGCTCGGCGCGATCGCGCCGCATCCCGCGCTCGCGTCGGATGCGATCCGCGTGGCCGAGGGCGGCACCGAGCACCTCGCGCTCTCGCGCACCACCGATCTCGCCGCGACGCTCGAGCGACTGCGCGGCGCGGGCGTGCAGGTCGTCGGCGCCGACGGCGCAGCGCAGACGGGCGCGCTCGGCTTCGCGTTCCGGCGCCCCGCGATCCTCGTGATGGGCCACGAGCGCGAGGGCCTCTCGCCGCGCGTGCGCGCGCAGTGCGACGCGATCGTCGCGATCCCCGGCAGCGGCGCGATCGAGTCGCTCAACGTCGCGGTCGCGGCGGGCCTGCTGCTCGGCGAGCTGGTACGCGATCGGCTGGTGGGCTGA
- a CDS encoding flavin-containing monooxygenase — protein MDQQRHEELEVAIVGSGFSGIAMGVQLQRAGIERFRIFEKAHDVGGTWRENTYPGAACDIPSHLYSFSFAPNARWTRSYSRQPEILEYLRDTARAHGLYRHITFGAEIDDARWDATTGTWTIRAKNGETVRARSLVLGCGGLHIPQYPSIEGRDSFAGPSWHSATWRHDVDLRGKRVAVIGTGASAIQLVPQIAKDVSKLHVFQRTPPWIVPKADRAIPPRIRALFARSPALMRAHRALLYWQHEARAVGFVMEPRIMELAALLAKRYLEHCVADPVLRTKLTPKYVMGCKRVLPSNDYYPALCRPNVELVTEGIAAIEPKGVRAGDGTLREVDAIVYGTGFAVAEYLSPITIVGSEGQRLNDVWRDTAPEAYLGITVSGFPNLYLLMGPNTGLGHNSMVFMIEAQARYARQCIETLRDKRLRALDVRPGVQAAFNRALEEKLRQTVWSSGCQSWYLAAGDGKNALTWPGFTFDYWRRTRRIDLRDFTAS, from the coding sequence GTGGACCAGCAGCGTCACGAGGAGCTCGAGGTCGCGATCGTCGGCAGCGGGTTCAGCGGCATCGCGATGGGCGTGCAGCTCCAGCGCGCAGGCATCGAGCGCTTCCGCATCTTCGAGAAGGCGCACGACGTCGGCGGCACGTGGCGCGAGAACACGTATCCCGGCGCCGCGTGCGACATCCCCTCGCACCTCTACTCGTTCTCGTTCGCGCCGAACGCGCGCTGGACGCGCTCGTACTCGCGACAGCCCGAGATCCTCGAGTACCTGCGCGACACCGCGCGCGCGCACGGGCTCTATCGACACATCACGTTCGGCGCGGAGATCGACGACGCGCGCTGGGACGCGACGACCGGCACCTGGACCATTCGCGCGAAGAACGGCGAGACGGTGCGCGCGCGCTCGCTCGTGCTCGGCTGCGGCGGCCTGCACATCCCGCAGTACCCGTCGATCGAGGGGCGCGACTCGTTCGCGGGCCCGAGCTGGCACTCCGCGACGTGGAGGCACGACGTCGATCTGCGCGGCAAGCGCGTCGCGGTGATCGGCACCGGCGCGAGCGCGATCCAGCTCGTCCCGCAGATCGCGAAGGACGTCTCGAAGCTGCACGTCTTCCAGCGCACGCCGCCGTGGATCGTGCCCAAGGCGGATCGCGCGATCCCGCCGCGCATCCGCGCGCTCTTCGCGCGCTCGCCCGCGCTGATGCGCGCGCATCGCGCGCTGCTCTACTGGCAGCACGAGGCGCGCGCGGTCGGCTTCGTGATGGAGCCGCGCATCATGGAGCTCGCGGCGCTGCTCGCGAAGCGATACCTCGAGCACTGCGTGGCCGATCCGGTGCTGCGCACGAAGCTCACGCCGAAGTACGTGATGGGCTGCAAGCGCGTGCTGCCCTCGAACGACTACTACCCCGCGCTCTGTCGCCCCAACGTCGAGCTCGTCACCGAGGGCATCGCGGCGATCGAGCCGAAGGGCGTGCGCGCCGGCGACGGCACGCTGCGCGAGGTCGACGCGATCGTGTACGGCACCGGCTTCGCGGTCGCGGAGTACCTGTCGCCGATCACGATCGTCGGCAGCGAGGGGCAGCGCCTGAACGACGTGTGGCGCGACACCGCGCCCGAGGCGTACCTCGGGATCACGGTGTCGGGCTTCCCGAACCTCTACCTGCTGATGGGCCCGAACACCGGGCTCGGACACAACTCGATGGTCTTCATGATCGAGGCGCAGGCGCGTTATGCGCGGCAGTGCATCGAGACGCTGCGCGACAAGCGGCTCCGCGCGCTCGACGTGCGCCCGGGCGTGCAGGCTGCGTTCAACCGCGCGCTCGAGGAGAAGCTTCGCCAGACCGTGTGGTCATCGGGATGTCAGAGCTGGTATCTCGCGGCGGGCGACGGAAAGAACGCGCTCACGTGGCCGGGCTTCACGTTCGACTACTGGCGCCGCACCCGCCGCATCGATCTCAGAGACTTCACCGCGAGCTGA
- a CDS encoding type IV pilus twitching motility protein PilT, which translates to MPRIDTFLRIAADQRASDVHFHAGKVPAIRHLGDIVRLPYRRLGAHDTRAFLDEILSPAQKEQLERDQQIDFMYEVDGLARFRACVYEQSDGPGAVFRVVPDRVPSVEEIRVPHSVQQLVTASNGLVLVTGPTGSGKSTTVAALIDRVNRMQERHVLTIEDPIEYVHKSQRSVITQREVGRDASSFGSALRSALREAPDVLLVGEVRDYDTVKMLLGAAEAGVLVIATLHTGSAAKAVDRLVGACPGDVQDQVRITLSLTLRGVVAQRLCKLATRNGRVAAMEVLLPSHAVSHLVRENKLHQIDAYLRSGEQLASGTRSLEHALAELVLSGEVEEREALLHANDPAVLKEIVSKGAVP; encoded by the coding sequence ATGCCGCGCATCGACACGTTCCTGCGCATCGCCGCGGATCAGCGCGCCAGCGACGTGCACTTCCACGCCGGCAAGGTCCCCGCGATCCGCCACCTCGGCGACATCGTGCGGCTGCCCTATCGCCGCCTCGGCGCGCACGACACGCGCGCGTTCCTCGACGAGATCCTCTCGCCCGCGCAGAAGGAGCAGCTCGAGCGCGATCAGCAGATCGACTTCATGTACGAGGTCGACGGGCTCGCGCGCTTCCGCGCGTGCGTCTACGAGCAGTCCGATGGACCGGGCGCGGTGTTCCGCGTCGTGCCCGATCGCGTGCCGAGCGTCGAAGAGATCCGCGTGCCGCACTCGGTGCAGCAGCTCGTCACCGCGTCGAACGGGCTGGTGCTCGTCACCGGCCCCACGGGGTCGGGCAAGAGCACGACGGTCGCGGCGCTGATCGATCGTGTGAACCGCATGCAGGAGCGGCACGTGCTGACGATCGAAGATCCGATCGAGTACGTGCACAAGTCGCAGCGCTCGGTGATCACCCAGCGCGAGGTGGGTCGCGACGCGTCGAGCTTCGGATCGGCGCTGCGCAGCGCGCTGCGCGAGGCGCCGGACGTGCTGCTCGTCGGCGAGGTGCGCGACTACGACACCGTGAAGATGCTGCTCGGCGCGGCGGAAGCGGGCGTGCTCGTGATCGCGACGTTGCACACGGGATCGGCGGCGAAGGCCGTCGATCGTCTGGTCGGCGCGTGCCCGGGCGACGTGCAGGATCAGGTGCGGATCACGCTCTCGCTGACGCTGCGCGGCGTGGTCGCGCAGCGCCTGTGCAAGCTCGCGACGCGCAACGGACGTGTCGCCGCGATGGAGGTGCTGCTGCCTTCGCACGCGGTCTCGCACCTCGTGCGCGAGAACAAGCTGCACCAGATCGATGCGTACCTGCGCAGCGGCGAGCAGCTCGCGAGCGGCACGCGCAGCCTCGAGCACGCGCTCGCCGAGCTGGTGCTGAGCGGCGAGGTCGAAGAGCGCGAGGCGCTCCTGCACGCGAACGACCCCGCGGTGCTGAAGGAGATCGTCAGCAAGGGAGCGGTGCCGTGA
- a CDS encoding tetratricopeptide repeat protein, with the protein MSGERVREIRLQTARELEQRGFADKAIDQYKRAGAPGEAVRLLVGAERYVEAGTLMLETLGVTADDAGRLEGRSRAAAEKAARCFELGGDAETAARVRRALGAPEGAAQAARPSIAPDVLPQTEPVPSIAPPPGSAPPVASRKPTVSSPSPSSPGMKVPESAPPVASPSPSMVGIPAASRSVAPSSAGTAPRPSTPAPASQPRAASITPSASRAPGSADKWGRASGWRGGAQGSGATDEMIRQLLEQGKKNAAARVAWDSGRLEDAAQWFAESGLDYESGAVLYDLGRYPEAMDALLRVSPEHKRHRVACTKLVDVASKLGRFDFELDRVLTQFAKAPPLEATEVPTYLTLAELYARNGFADGARRVLEQVLSFDASHEQARAALDALPPLAQPKRGTSIPPARLPARAIVAPGTRALPPLPTLEAFVAEAKKHAPRRESR; encoded by the coding sequence GTGAGCGGCGAGCGCGTCCGAGAAATTCGCCTGCAGACCGCGCGCGAGCTCGAGCAGCGCGGCTTCGCCGACAAGGCGATCGATCAGTACAAGCGCGCGGGCGCGCCCGGCGAGGCGGTGCGTCTGCTCGTCGGCGCGGAGCGCTACGTCGAGGCGGGCACGCTGATGCTCGAGACGCTCGGCGTGACCGCGGACGACGCGGGGCGTCTCGAGGGACGCTCGCGCGCGGCCGCCGAGAAGGCCGCGCGCTGCTTCGAGCTCGGCGGTGACGCGGAGACCGCGGCGCGAGTGCGGCGCGCGCTCGGTGCGCCCGAGGGCGCGGCCCAGGCCGCGCGTCCTTCGATCGCGCCCGACGTGCTGCCGCAGACCGAGCCGGTGCCGAGCATCGCGCCGCCTCCGGGATCGGCTCCGCCCGTCGCGTCGCGGAAGCCGACCGTGTCGTCGCCCTCGCCGTCGTCGCCGGGCATGAAGGTGCCGGAGAGCGCGCCGCCGGTCGCGTCGCCTTCGCCGTCGATGGTCGGCATCCCGGCCGCGTCGCGCTCCGTCGCGCCTTCGTCGGCGGGCACCGCGCCGCGCCCGAGCACGCCCGCGCCCGCGTCGCAGCCGCGCGCGGCGAGCATCACGCCGTCGGCATCACGCGCGCCGGGCTCGGCGGACAAGTGGGGACGCGCATCGGGATGGCGCGGCGGCGCGCAGGGCTCGGGCGCGACCGACGAGATGATCCGCCAGCTGCTCGAGCAGGGGAAGAAGAACGCCGCGGCGCGCGTGGCGTGGGACTCGGGGCGGCTCGAGGACGCGGCGCAGTGGTTCGCGGAGTCGGGCCTCGACTACGAGTCGGGCGCCGTGCTCTACGACCTCGGTCGCTATCCCGAGGCGATGGACGCGCTGCTGCGCGTGTCGCCGGAGCACAAGCGCCATCGCGTCGCGTGCACGAAGCTCGTCGACGTCGCGAGCAAGCTCGGCCGCTTCGACTTCGAGCTCGACCGCGTGCTCACCCAGTTCGCGAAGGCGCCGCCGCTCGAGGCGACCGAGGTGCCGACGTACCTCACGCTGGCCGAGCTCTACGCGCGCAACGGGTTCGCCGACGGCGCGCGCCGCGTGCTCGAGCAGGTGCTGAGCTTCGACGCGTCGCACGAGCAAGCGCGTGCGGCGCTCGACGCGCTGCCGCCGCTTGCGCAGCCGAAGCGCGGCACGAGCATCCCGCCCGCGCGCCTGCCGGCGCGCGCGATCGTCGCGCCGGGCACGCGCGCGCTGCCTCCGCTGCCGACGCTCGAAGCGTTCGTCGCAGAGGCGAAGAAGCACGCCCCTCGCCGCGAGAGCCGCTGA
- a CDS encoding RNA polymerase sigma factor: protein MDRATLDTLVASHRQFLAFVERRVSSRAVAEEILQDAFVRGIERGGALREDESATAWFYRVLRNAIIDHHRRRGTEARALEALARELDEEAPEAEALRATVCGCITEIATTLKPEYAEILREVEVEGRSVKDYAGAQGITPNNAAVRAHRAREALRAQVARACGTCATHGCFDCTCSKEAHG from the coding sequence GTGGATCGCGCCACGCTGGACACCCTCGTCGCCTCGCACCGTCAGTTCCTCGCGTTCGTCGAGCGCCGCGTCAGCTCGCGCGCGGTCGCCGAGGAGATCCTCCAGGACGCGTTCGTCCGCGGCATCGAGCGCGGCGGCGCGCTGCGCGAGGACGAGTCGGCGACCGCGTGGTTCTATCGCGTCCTGCGCAACGCGATCATCGATCATCACCGCCGCCGGGGCACCGAGGCGCGCGCGCTCGAGGCCCTGGCGCGCGAGCTCGACGAAGAGGCGCCCGAGGCCGAGGCGCTGCGCGCGACGGTGTGCGGCTGCATCACCGAGATCGCGACCACGCTCAAGCCGGAGTACGCGGAGATCCTGCGCGAGGTCGAGGTCGAGGGGCGCAGCGTGAAGGACTACGCGGGCGCGCAGGGCATCACGCCGAACAACGCGGCAGTGCGGGCGCACCGCGCGCGCGAGGCGCTCCGCGCCCAGGTCGCGCGCGCCTGCGGCACCTGCGCGACCCACGGATGCTTCGACTGCACGTGCAGCAAGGAAGCGCACGGCTGA